CCGCCCGGCCCCGCCCAGGAGCGCGGCGAGCGCGGCCTCCAGCTCGCGCCAGCTGGAGTACGGGCGGTTCTCGCCGATCCACCCGCGCCAGGGCTGCTGCTCGATCCGGTGGGTCAGCGCCACGGGCGTCCCCTCGGCGGGGACGAGGACGAAGTAGCGCCGCGTGAGCGCCGGCAGCCCCAGCAGGTCGGAGACGATGGGGTTGTTGCCGCGGAAGTCGTAGAGCAGCCAGCCGCGCAGCCCGTGGGCGCGCAGCTCTTCCTGAATGCGGCGGACGGTGTCGGCGGTAAGGGCGACGGTTGCTTCGACGATGGCCATCGGACGGTCTTCCGGTAAAGGGGAGTTCGGGCTTCGGCTACGCGGCGGGGGCGTCGCCCTCTTCCGCGGGGAGCCAGCGCGTCCCCTTGATGAGCGAGAGGCCGAGCGAGCGCTCGCGGGTGAGCAGGTTGTGGATCTCGCGCTCGCGGACCAGCGCGCCCTGCACCCCGCCCCAGCCCCAGCGGCGGTAGGCGCGCCAGAGGATGCGCAGCTTCTCGCGGACGGTGAAGATCTCGGCGAAGTCGGGGAAGGGTCCGCCGGTGGGGCGGAAGGGCGAGGGGGTGTCGGACCAGTCCTGCACCAGCAGGTCCACCACCCCGGCGTCGCGGAGGAGCTGCTTCCACTCCACCACGATCAGCGGCCGGGCGCCCAGGTGCTTCACCAGGATCTCACGGCGGCGGGGGTCCAGGTTTCCCGTCCAGATGAGCTGCACCAGCACCACCGAGCCGAGCGGCTTGGTGACGCGGACCAGCTCCCGCACGGCGGCGGCCGGGTCCACGGTGGCCGCGAGACCGATCTCCCCGATGGTGACGTCGAAGATCCCGTCCCGGTAGGGGAGGTCGTCCAGGCGCGAGGCCTGGAAGCTCACGCGCACGTCCTCCCCCGCGGCCCGGGCGCGCGCCTCGGCCTCGCGGATGAGCACGTCGTCCGGGTCCACCCCCGCGGCCTCCACCCGGTAGTTGGAGGCCAGGAAGAGCGTGGAGACGCCCCGCCCGCAGGCGGCGTCCAGGACCTCCTTCCCTTCCTCCAGCTCGGTGAGGAGGGCGATCTGGCGGTACAGGTCCTCTCCACCCGGGGGGAAGACCGGGGCGGGGCTGAGCCGCACCAGGTCGAGCATGGAGGGACCGCCCGGGGCGTCCGAGGGAGGAGGGTTGGACATGCGGGGAAGTATACCGGGAGCGTTTGGGGCTCGCCAGTCGGCGGGAGGGTGCGCGGGCTCACGCCGGCGGCAGCCCCGCCAGCCCGCGGAGGTGCTGGACGACGGCCTGTCCCGTCGCCCCCGGATCGTAGCCGCCCTCCAGCACCGAGACCAGCCGCCCGCCGCAGAGGCGGTCGGCCGCGCCGCGGAGCAGGAGGGTCAGGTCGTATACCTCGCGGGGCTGCACCGCCAGCCCGCCGAGCGGGTCGCCCGCGAGGACGTCGAACCCCGCCGAGAGCAGGATCCACTCCGGCCCCCACGGGGCGGCTTCCTCCAGGGCGGCGGAGAGCGCGGCGGCGAACTCGGCACCCCCCGCTCCGGCGGGGACCGGGAAGGGGCGGAGGCCGGAGCGACCTGGAGGGTCCTCCGCCAGCGCGGGAGCGGGGTGCTGGTGCACGGAGACGATCCGCACTCCCGCATCGTCGGTGAAGATCTCCGGCGTCCCGAGCGGCGCGCGGGCGCCCCAGTCCACCACCAGCACGCGCTCGGCGCCGCGCC
This portion of the Longimicrobiaceae bacterium genome encodes:
- a CDS encoding methyltransferase domain-containing protein; the encoded protein is MSNPPPSDAPGGPSMLDLVRLSPAPVFPPGGEDLYRQIALLTELEEGKEVLDAACGRGVSTLFLASNYRVEAAGVDPDDVLIREAEARARAAGEDVRVSFQASRLDDLPYRDGIFDVTIGEIGLAATVDPAAAVRELVRVTKPLGSVVLVQLIWTGNLDPRRREILVKHLGARPLIVVEWKQLLRDAGVVDLLVQDWSDTPSPFRPTGGPFPDFAEIFTVREKLRILWRAYRRWGWGGVQGALVREREIHNLLTRERSLGLSLIKGTRWLPAEEGDAPAA